Proteins encoded together in one Bacteroidota bacterium window:
- a CDS encoding Gfo/Idh/MocA family oxidoreductase produces MKSSRRNFLQRAALGGAAGMFTFIPSEVVAERRKRSSVAASDRIRFGVIGCNGMGWTNMRILLNIDEVECTALCDVDQSVLDRRAKNAEDVQGKKPALYKDYRKLLDDDSIDAVIIATPDHWHCKMMVDAVEAGKHVYVEKPLANSIQECNIMVDAVERTGKIVQVGQWQRSARHYKSAMDYVHSGKLGQIRLVKVWAYQGWMKPILVKPDSNPPPGVDYDLWLGPAPKRAFNPNRFHFNYRWFWDYSGGMQVDWGVHEIDIALQIMQATAPKSITASGGKLAYPDDASETPDTLQSVFEYDNFNLLWEHATGIDVGNFGTTEGIAFIGNNGTLALSRQGWKVLPEKEFVDGVARYKMESLPNQPAGGFSEYVEAHARNFIEAMQTNNPGILAADVVAGKIAASNGHMGNIAYKTGRKVYWDAARGNFGADAEANALMNTQYHNGWTLPGK; encoded by the coding sequence ATGAAATCCTCCAGACGAAACTTCCTGCAGCGGGCCGCACTTGGTGGGGCAGCCGGCATGTTCACCTTTATTCCCTCCGAAGTCGTTGCCGAAAGGCGCAAACGAAGCAGCGTTGCTGCCAGCGACCGGATTCGCTTTGGCGTAATCGGTTGTAACGGCATGGGCTGGACCAATATGCGCATCCTCTTGAACATCGACGAAGTTGAGTGTACTGCTTTATGTGATGTAGATCAAAGTGTACTGGATCGACGGGCAAAGAATGCTGAAGATGTACAGGGTAAAAAGCCGGCGTTGTACAAAGATTATCGCAAGCTGCTGGATGACGATAGTATCGATGCGGTTATCATAGCCACCCCCGATCACTGGCACTGCAAAATGATGGTGGATGCAGTTGAGGCTGGCAAGCACGTCTATGTGGAAAAGCCGCTGGCAAATTCCATTCAGGAATGCAATATCATGGTGGATGCAGTCGAGCGCACAGGCAAAATTGTGCAGGTTGGCCAGTGGCAACGCAGCGCGCGGCATTATAAGTCTGCCATGGACTATGTACACTCCGGCAAGCTGGGGCAAATTCGCCTTGTTAAGGTTTGGGCCTATCAGGGCTGGATGAAACCGATCCTTGTCAAACCAGACAGCAACCCACCGCCAGGCGTCGACTACGACCTGTGGCTGGGCCCTGCGCCCAAACGCGCCTTCAATCCGAATCGATTCCACTTTAACTACCGGTGGTTTTGGGATTATTCGGGAGGCATGCAAGTAGATTGGGGCGTTCACGAAATTGACATCGCATTACAAATCATGCAGGCAACAGCGCCTAAATCAATCACAGCTTCCGGCGGTAAGCTGGCTTACCCCGATGATGCCTCAGAGACGCCTGACACCCTGCAATCGGTTTTTGAGTATGACAATTTCAACTTGCTGTGGGAGCACGCAACAGGCATAGACGTTGGAAATTTCGGGACCACAGAAGGGATTGCGTTCATCGGAAATAACGGCACGCTGGCATTGAGCAGGCAAGGCTGGAAAGTCCTCCCAGAAAAAGAGTTTGTAGATGGCGTTGCCCGGTATAAAATGGAGTCACTGCCCAATCAGCCGGCCGGCGGATTCAGCGAGTATGTAGAGGCACACGCGCGTAATTTCATCGAGGCCATGCAAACCAATAACCCGGGTATTTTGGCAGCTGATGTTGTGGCCGGCAAAATTGCCGCATCAAATGGCCACATGGGCAACATTGCCTACAAAACAGGCCGCAAGGTGTATTGGGATGCTGCCAGGGGTAACTTTGGAGCGGACGCAGAAGCCAATGCGTTAATGAATACGCAGTATCACAATGGATGGACATTGCCTGGAAAGTAG